A single genomic interval of Terriglobus albidus harbors:
- a CDS encoding MBL fold metallo-hydrolase, translating to MPRSPIALVLTLLIGLASPVAAQNVATGNQITILYDAFSDKPGLALDWGYAALVEFDGKRILFDTGNNAAMFAANIKRLHVDLSKIDLVVLSHRHGDHTSGLSYVLSVNPNVPVYVPGDETFLQTTPVSFFAPATEDTSLPAKMRYFGGNPPAPPPSHGTAWPAARFHAVTKFTDITPHIHLISTMSETPGFRDMPETSLILDTPQGPIVIVGCSHPSIEAILANVVAQTHAGSIFELVGGLHMVVSTPGQVDHTVSALLDTYHLQRTVLGHCTGEKTFAILRKRLGENYRYAGVGEVLGL from the coding sequence ATGCCTCGCTCACCCATCGCTCTTGTGCTCACGCTGCTGATTGGTCTCGCTTCTCCTGTTGCGGCGCAAAATGTGGCGACGGGCAACCAGATCACCATCCTCTACGATGCATTCTCTGACAAGCCCGGCCTCGCGCTCGATTGGGGCTATGCCGCACTGGTGGAGTTCGATGGCAAGCGAATCCTATTCGACACGGGCAACAATGCAGCGATGTTTGCAGCCAACATCAAACGCCTGCATGTCGACTTGTCGAAGATCGACCTCGTGGTACTGTCGCATCGCCACGGCGATCATACGTCCGGGTTGAGCTATGTGCTTTCGGTGAATCCGAATGTGCCGGTGTATGTACCCGGCGACGAAACGTTCCTGCAGACGACGCCGGTGAGTTTTTTCGCGCCTGCCACCGAGGATACTTCCTTACCAGCAAAGATGCGGTATTTCGGAGGCAATCCACCTGCGCCACCGCCGTCTCATGGGACGGCGTGGCCTGCGGCCCGATTCCATGCCGTGACAAAGTTCACCGATATCACGCCTCATATTCATCTGATCAGTACGATGTCGGAGACTCCGGGCTTTCGCGACATGCCCGAGACGTCGCTGATTCTGGACACGCCGCAGGGACCTATCGTGATCGTGGGGTGCTCGCATCCGAGCATTGAAGCCATTCTCGCAAATGTAGTGGCCCAGACGCATGCGGGCTCGATTTTTGAACTGGTCGGAGGATTGCACATGGTCGTTTCAACGCCAGGCCAGGTCGACCACACTGTCTCCGCGCTGCTGGATACATATCACCTGCAACGGACGGTGCTTGGTCACTGCACTGGCGAGAAGACGTTCGCGATCTTGCGGAAGCGTCTTGGAGAAAATTATCGCTATGCTGGCGTAGGTGAAGTATTGGGACTTTAG
- a CDS encoding MFS transporter has protein sequence MKVWKSAYPWLVVVLLLFVWMFNYLDRQVIFSIFPLLQAELHISTVQLGLLGTSFLWVYAFSSPLAGHLADRFGSKRMICFSLLVWSLITLLTGHVRGYGQLVAMRSLMGISEACYLPAGLAMIAAYHGTRTRSRAVSLHYSGTYLGTVLGGTLGGWIGSRHGWRSVFNIFGGVGVLYAFLLMNLLRNPSAETQAEEPPVPGKGLKESASVILRTPGYRSLLTVFGIASICDWAIYTWFPLYLYERFHFSLTSAGFTATFWIRAGGFIGLLCGGFLADSWARRTARGRVWTQTVGLGLGAPCLIVSSVTGNVSLLCASMLLFGLGKGMYDGNTMPVLCEGIPPEMRATAFGFLNFAGTMLGGAVALIAGALKATIGLNGTFLGCGLLMLAAAGITAQIRMRPLSAEPI, from the coding sequence GTGAAGGTTTGGAAGTCCGCATACCCGTGGCTCGTCGTTGTCCTGCTGTTGTTTGTCTGGATGTTCAACTATCTGGACCGGCAGGTCATCTTCTCCATCTTCCCGTTACTGCAGGCGGAGCTTCATATCTCCACGGTGCAGCTTGGGCTGCTGGGGACTTCGTTCCTGTGGGTGTATGCCTTCAGTAGTCCGCTGGCGGGGCATCTTGCAGATCGCTTCGGCAGCAAGCGGATGATCTGTTTCAGCCTGCTGGTATGGTCGTTGATCACGCTGCTGACCGGTCATGTGCGGGGATACGGGCAACTGGTGGCGATGCGGTCGCTGATGGGCATCAGTGAGGCCTGCTATCTACCGGCAGGCCTGGCCATGATCGCCGCTTACCACGGCACGCGAACACGATCGAGAGCCGTAAGCCTGCACTACAGCGGCACCTATCTGGGGACAGTGCTTGGTGGAACGCTGGGCGGATGGATCGGCTCACGTCATGGATGGCGCAGCGTCTTCAATATCTTCGGCGGTGTTGGTGTGCTCTATGCCTTTCTGCTGATGAATCTGCTTCGGAACCCGTCCGCTGAAACACAGGCGGAAGAGCCGCCGGTGCCGGGGAAGGGGCTCAAGGAGTCGGCCTCAGTGATTCTGCGCACTCCCGGGTACCGATCGCTGTTGACTGTCTTTGGCATTGCCTCCATCTGCGACTGGGCGATCTATACATGGTTTCCGTTGTATCTGTACGAACGCTTCCACTTCTCTCTGACGAGTGCGGGGTTTACAGCGACCTTTTGGATCCGTGCTGGAGGCTTCATCGGCCTGCTCTGCGGCGGTTTTCTTGCCGACTCCTGGGCACGCCGGACGGCACGCGGGCGCGTCTGGACGCAGACGGTGGGCCTGGGGCTGGGTGCGCCATGCCTGATCGTCAGCAGCGTAACTGGAAACGTCTCGCTGTTGTGCGCCTCCATGCTGTTGTTTGGGCTGGGGAAGGGAATGTACGACGGCAATACCATGCCGGTGCTCTGCGAAGGCATCCCGCCGGAGATGAGAGCCACGGCATTCGGATTCCTGAACTTTGCGGGCACAATGCTTGGCGGAGCTGTAGCTCTGATCGCCGGCGCACTGAAAGCAACGATTGGACTGAATGGAACCTTCCTCGGTTGCGGTCTTCTGATGCTGGCCGCGGCAGGCATTACAGCTCAGATTCGTATGCGCCCTTTGAGTGCGGAGCCGATCTAG
- a CDS encoding (R)-mandelonitrile lyase has translation MEIKKVGTQVSTKGPADWFTGTVRIDPLFQAPEPARVNGASVTFEPGARTAWHSHPLGQTLIVTAGCGWVQRDGGPVQEIHPGDVVWIEPGEKHWHGASPTIAMTHIAVHERQGDKVVDWFEHVTDEEYRKA, from the coding sequence ATGGAGATCAAGAAGGTAGGAACGCAGGTATCGACAAAGGGACCGGCTGACTGGTTTACCGGCACTGTCCGTATCGATCCGCTCTTTCAGGCGCCGGAACCGGCTCGTGTGAATGGTGCAAGCGTCACCTTCGAGCCGGGAGCGCGGACAGCCTGGCATAGTCATCCGTTGGGCCAGACATTGATCGTCACCGCAGGCTGTGGATGGGTGCAGCGTGACGGTGGGCCCGTACAGGAGATTCATCCCGGAGACGTGGTGTGGATCGAACCCGGCGAGAAACACTGGCACGGCGCATCGCCGACGATAGCCATGACCCACATTGCCGTTCACGAGCGCCAGGGCGATAAGGTCGTGGACTGGTTCGAACATGTCACCGACGAGGAGTACCGCAAGGCATAA
- a CDS encoding TolC family protein, with product MKQAIEIATSPEGSASVQTAEAVMQASKARVSYARSLLFPAIDASIGESNLTRNLSAEGFNFPTGVPNFTIPDEVGPFNNFDARVTMSYTVFDLGAIRRSHGLRANLDAAKADITVRREVTAAQVAHDYLLVLRAESSSEAARAGVALSESLLKVAQDRADVGKATSLDITRAKLTLLTDRRKLTTVENEAAQARLQLLSDLGVGFATKVELTDHLLSKTDAMPDIEAAVATALQGRPELQVAQKHVDEARYNNSAVSGERIPLITASGDVGPLASVVTHTVGVSAKIPVFDGGRIRARHAETQAIVRQSEIQERDLRRKIELEVRRAHADLHSAAGQVEECQMALTLAADEVAEARRRFEAGVTGNAELAEAQAKRARAQDDCIGALFTWNQGRIDLARATGTMTAFTLN from the coding sequence ATGAAGCAGGCGATTGAAATAGCGACGTCGCCGGAAGGCAGTGCGTCGGTCCAGACGGCTGAGGCGGTCATGCAGGCCTCCAAAGCACGCGTCTCCTATGCCCGGTCTCTGCTCTTTCCGGCCATTGACGCCTCTATCGGGGAATCCAACCTGACGCGTAACCTGTCCGCCGAGGGATTCAACTTTCCCACCGGCGTCCCTAACTTCACCATCCCTGACGAGGTGGGTCCATTCAATAACTTCGATGCCCGCGTCACCATGTCGTACACGGTCTTTGACCTGGGCGCCATTCGGCGGTCGCATGGCTTACGCGCAAACCTCGATGCCGCCAAAGCAGATATCACAGTACGCCGTGAAGTTACGGCAGCCCAGGTTGCCCATGACTATCTGCTTGTGCTCCGCGCGGAGTCCTCTTCGGAGGCTGCCCGTGCAGGTGTTGCTCTATCGGAGTCTCTTCTGAAAGTGGCACAGGATCGAGCTGACGTTGGCAAAGCCACCTCTCTGGACATTACGCGGGCAAAGCTGACGTTGCTGACAGATCGCCGGAAGCTGACAACGGTTGAGAACGAGGCTGCTCAGGCACGTCTGCAGCTTTTGAGCGATCTCGGAGTTGGTTTCGCAACCAAAGTTGAATTGACGGATCACTTATTGAGCAAGACAGATGCTATGCCTGACATAGAAGCTGCAGTGGCAACGGCTCTTCAGGGACGTCCTGAACTGCAGGTGGCACAGAAACATGTGGATGAGGCGCGCTATAACAATAGTGCGGTCAGTGGCGAGCGGATACCTTTGATTACTGCATCTGGAGACGTCGGACCGCTGGCGAGCGTGGTCACACACACCGTTGGCGTGAGCGCAAAGATTCCGGTCTTTGACGGAGGCCGTATCCGCGCCAGGCACGCCGAGACACAGGCCATCGTGCGTCAGAGTGAGATTCAAGAACGGGATCTGCGCCGAAAGATCGAACTCGAAGTTCGCCGTGCCCATGCGGATCTACACTCCGCAGCGGGTCAGGTCGAAGAGTGCCAGATGGCCCTGACGCTTGCAGCGGATGAGGTGGCTGAGGCGCGCCGGAGGTTCGAGGCGGGAGTAACAGGCAATGCCGAGCTGGCAGAGGCCCAGGCAAAGCGCGCGCGGGCACAGGATGACTGCATTGGCGCACTCTTTACCTGGAATCAGGGGCGCATCGACCTGGCAAGGGCTACCGGCACAATGACGGCATTTACGCTTAACTAA
- a CDS encoding efflux RND transporter periplasmic adaptor subunit has product MILASLVWVLARKPAGAAAPAAAIPAIPATSAVSASGRIEPSESVTHVAAPNINGRPAIIAKLNVREGESVRAGQVIAVLSGKQQLEAAVRQAEARMNLDQVKLDQLRAAPRSSDLAMQNAEVARWQASLDNAQAEYKRYESLQANHDVSVSELDAKRAEMENARRMTEQAHARLAGLSEVRPDDIRFAESALEASRAELDRARLDLASAELHSPADGVVLHVHAKPGEEVGPQGVLELAKTAEMCVIAEVYETDIRRVKTGQSAEVQSELLPGRTLTGTVASIGHEIGRADLAPTDPATFADSRVVLVVIRLTDNREVAGLIHGKVSVVIQP; this is encoded by the coding sequence ATGATTCTCGCGTCGCTGGTCTGGGTTCTCGCTCGTAAACCGGCCGGCGCGGCCGCTCCGGCGGCTGCTATCCCAGCCATACCGGCGACATCCGCCGTATCGGCAAGCGGCCGCATTGAGCCCTCTGAATCCGTAACGCATGTAGCAGCGCCGAATATCAACGGCCGCCCGGCAATCATCGCGAAGCTGAACGTGCGCGAGGGAGAGTCCGTACGGGCGGGCCAGGTCATCGCGGTATTATCCGGAAAGCAACAGCTCGAAGCCGCCGTGCGTCAGGCCGAGGCCCGCATGAATCTGGATCAGGTGAAGCTGGACCAGCTGCGAGCCGCACCGCGAAGCTCCGATCTGGCGATGCAGAATGCCGAAGTCGCGCGCTGGCAGGCCTCGCTGGACAATGCACAGGCGGAGTACAAGCGCTACGAGTCGTTGCAGGCGAACCATGATGTCTCCGTCTCAGAGCTGGATGCGAAACGAGCCGAGATGGAGAACGCCCGTCGCATGACGGAACAGGCGCACGCACGCCTTGCCGGCTTGTCTGAAGTGCGCCCCGATGACATTCGCTTTGCGGAATCGGCACTGGAGGCTTCGCGCGCAGAGCTTGACCGCGCCCGTCTGGATCTCGCCTCGGCCGAACTGCACTCCCCTGCCGATGGTGTTGTGCTGCACGTGCATGCCAAGCCTGGTGAAGAAGTGGGACCGCAGGGTGTTCTGGAACTGGCCAAGACAGCGGAGATGTGCGTCATTGCCGAGGTCTACGAGACGGATATCAGGCGCGTAAAGACCGGGCAAAGCGCGGAAGTTCAAAGCGAACTGTTGCCCGGCAGGACTCTGACCGGAACCGTCGCTTCGATTGGGCATGAGATCGGCCGCGCCGACCTCGCTCCTACTGATCCCGCCACCTTTGCCGACTCCCGCGTGGTTCTTGTCGTCATTCGGCTTACTGATAACAGAGAGGTTGCAGGCCTGATTCACGGAAAGGTATCCGTCGTCATCCAGCCATGA
- the devC gene encoding ABC transporter permease DevC translates to MAWRQLVKEKRRLMAALAGIAFAVILMLVQLGFEQALFKSVGLLYRRMNAELVLISPKYRNANSNSPFTLRRLDQAMGVREVEWAAPMYLSGAPWTNPVDHIQRDIFIIAIPPQAGILDLPGVNAHIAELRRPSTVLFDSSSRPEFGPIADLLTHGPLSVEFSGVTARVGGTFQLGTSFANDGNLITSDANLKTWKADRDPSLMDIGMIKLKAGSDPQIVRKELQAILPNDVLVLTREELLEREETFWASSTPIGFVFRLGLLMGLIVGSVVVYQILYNDVSEHLAEYATLKAMGYTDRFLFGLVIQESLILSILGFLPGLVLSQVVYTIAYRATLLPLRMDPIRVTVVYLLTAGMCVFSGALAMRRLRLADPAEIF, encoded by the coding sequence ATGGCATGGCGGCAGCTCGTAAAAGAGAAGCGCCGCCTGATGGCCGCTCTGGCTGGTATTGCCTTTGCCGTCATCCTGATGCTTGTCCAGCTCGGCTTCGAACAGGCGCTGTTTAAGAGCGTCGGCCTGCTCTATCGGCGCATGAACGCCGAGTTGGTGCTGATCAGCCCGAAATATCGGAATGCGAACTCGAACTCGCCGTTTACCTTGCGACGCCTGGACCAGGCGATGGGGGTACGCGAGGTGGAATGGGCAGCGCCGATGTATCTGAGCGGCGCACCCTGGACGAATCCGGTCGATCACATCCAGCGGGATATCTTCATCATCGCGATTCCGCCCCAGGCCGGCATTCTTGATCTTCCCGGAGTCAATGCGCATATCGCGGAGCTACGCCGGCCATCGACCGTGCTATTTGATTCCAGCTCGCGGCCGGAGTTCGGGCCGATTGCGGACCTTCTCACCCATGGCCCTCTTTCCGTGGAGTTTTCCGGAGTGACGGCCCGCGTAGGCGGAACCTTTCAACTTGGCACATCCTTCGCCAACGACGGCAACCTGATCACCAGCGATGCAAACCTGAAGACGTGGAAGGCAGACCGTGATCCATCGCTGATGGATATCGGAATGATCAAGCTGAAGGCCGGATCGGATCCACAAATCGTTCGCAAAGAATTGCAGGCCATTCTTCCCAACGATGTGCTGGTGCTGACACGCGAAGAGCTTCTGGAGCGCGAAGAGACCTTCTGGGCCAGCAGTACACCCATTGGCTTTGTCTTCCGCCTTGGACTGTTGATGGGACTCATCGTCGGCTCGGTGGTCGTCTATCAGATTCTCTATAACGATGTCTCTGAACACCTGGCTGAATATGCCACGCTCAAAGCCATGGGATATACCGACAGGTTTCTCTTTGGGCTGGTGATCCAGGAATCGCTGATTCTCTCGATCCTTGGATTTCTTCCCGGCCTGGTTCTGTCACAGGTGGTCTACACCATCGCCTATCGGGCAACATTGCTGCCCCTGCGGATGGACCCGATCCGGGTCACCGTGGTGTACCTGCTTACGGCCGGAATGTGCGTCTTTTCCGGAGCATTGGCAATGCGCCGGCTAAGACTGGCGGACCCGGCGGAGATCTTCTAA
- a CDS encoding ATP-binding cassette domain-containing protein: MPESIISIRNVDHYYGKGHLERQVLFDVSAEIYPGEIVLVTGPSGSGKTTLLTLAGALRAVQKGSVKVFGQELNGAPNSRLIETRENIGFIFQNHNLLASHTAIQNVELSLGVGVRASKADIQARCTEALHTVGLGKHLTHHPEHLSGGQKQRVAIARALVRQPRIVLADEPTASLDRKSGREVVDLMKSLAKQQGCAILMVTHDNRILDIADRILTLEDGRITSFAAGLAANTGHLLNAFARLQRSGGLMDYVHDLSEKQFHDIVQEMTIEFEQFLETLELGNRDAIEALLDQILEAVTLKVKHILGAHHASIFVVDSERSTLYSRVAHTLGRDERELVLPLSEGMVGHVARTGQGINVHDTSDHPHFDLAFGHETEYREHRLLCMPILDREKNVLAVVQMFKKTDDPVFTHVDESNFRDFVEPLGLILESSIRVAHQYVGRA, from the coding sequence ATGCCTGAATCGATCATCTCGATTAGGAACGTCGATCACTACTACGGCAAGGGCCACCTTGAAAGGCAGGTGCTCTTTGACGTCTCCGCGGAGATCTATCCCGGGGAGATCGTCTTAGTTACCGGCCCTTCCGGATCAGGCAAGACGACGCTACTCACGCTTGCCGGAGCTTTGCGAGCGGTACAGAAAGGCAGCGTCAAGGTATTCGGTCAGGAGTTGAACGGCGCCCCGAACTCCCGGTTGATTGAAACGCGCGAGAATATCGGCTTCATCTTTCAGAACCACAATCTGCTGGCATCCCATACCGCTATCCAGAATGTAGAGCTGTCGCTCGGCGTAGGAGTACGGGCATCCAAAGCGGACATCCAGGCGCGATGCACCGAAGCGCTGCACACCGTTGGCCTGGGTAAGCACCTGACGCACCATCCCGAGCATCTCTCCGGCGGCCAGAAGCAGCGAGTCGCCATTGCCCGTGCGCTGGTGCGCCAGCCTCGGATCGTTCTGGCGGACGAGCCTACAGCTTCGCTCGATCGCAAATCCGGCCGTGAGGTCGTAGACCTGATGAAATCCCTGGCCAAACAACAAGGCTGCGCGATCCTGATGGTGACCCACGACAACCGAATTCTCGACATCGCCGATCGCATTCTTACGTTGGAAGATGGACGCATCACCAGCTTCGCCGCCGGACTCGCCGCGAATACCGGGCACCTGCTCAATGCGTTTGCCAGGCTGCAACGTAGCGGAGGCCTGATGGACTACGTCCACGACCTTTCAGAGAAGCAGTTCCACGATATCGTCCAGGAAATGACCATAGAGTTCGAACAATTTCTCGAAACTCTCGAATTGGGCAACCGTGATGCCATCGAAGCCCTGCTGGATCAGATACTCGAGGCGGTCACGCTGAAGGTGAAACATATCCTGGGCGCGCACCATGCCTCCATCTTTGTCGTCGACTCCGAACGCAGCACGCTGTATTCGCGTGTTGCGCACACCCTCGGTAGAGACGAAAGAGAGCTGGTGCTCCCGCTGAGCGAAGGCATGGTGGGACATGTCGCACGGACCGGGCAAGGAATCAATGTCCACGACACCAGCGACCACCCGCACTTTGATCTGGCCTTCGGTCATGAGACGGAATACAGAGAACACCGGCTCCTCTGCATGCCGATCCTCGACCGCGAGAAGAACGTACTGGCTGTCGTCCAGATGTTCAAGAAGACGGATGACCCAGTCTTTACTCACGTGGATGAATCCAATTTCCGCGATTTCGTTGAACCGCTGGGACTCATCCTGGAGAGCTCTATCCGTGTAGCGCATCAGTATGTTGGCCGGGCATAA
- a CDS encoding DUF2255 family protein: MSRWLNNELDCIAATDDLHISPFREDGVTYGTPTWIWSVVVDHGLYVRGYHGQSSTWYQAAILQKAGRIRVAGITKEVTFESVDGPIQEQIDEAYREKYATSPYLKPMIAAQARSATIKIVPR; this comes from the coding sequence ATGAGTCGATGGTTGAACAACGAACTGGACTGCATCGCCGCAACCGACGATCTGCATATCTCGCCGTTCCGTGAAGATGGAGTTACGTACGGCACGCCGACATGGATCTGGTCGGTGGTTGTCGATCACGGGCTGTATGTCCGCGGATATCACGGACAGTCCTCGACCTGGTATCAGGCTGCGATACTCCAGAAGGCAGGACGCATCCGCGTGGCAGGGATCACGAAGGAGGTCACCTTCGAGTCGGTGGATGGGCCGATTCAGGAACAGATCGATGAGGCCTATCGGGAGAAGTACGCCACCAGCCCTTATCTGAAACCGATGATTGCAGCGCAAGCCCGTTCGGCAACCATAAAGATCGTGCCTCGGTAA
- a CDS encoding tautomerase family protein produces MPHVVVKLWPGKSEKQKEQLAMEITDSVMSVLDYGAESVSVAVEEVTPLDWAGKVYHPEIEQKWDQLYKKPDYTME; encoded by the coding sequence ATGCCGCATGTTGTCGTGAAGCTATGGCCCGGTAAGTCTGAAAAACAAAAAGAGCAGTTGGCGATGGAGATCACCGATAGTGTCATGTCTGTGCTCGACTACGGTGCAGAGTCGGTCTCAGTCGCCGTGGAAGAGGTTACACCGCTCGACTGGGCGGGCAAGGTCTATCATCCCGAGATTGAGCAGAAGTGGGATCAGCTCTACAAGAAGCCTGACTACACGATGGAATAG
- a CDS encoding SDR family oxidoreductase: MNKMDLFNVAGKRVLITGSSRGLGKTLAEGFLRAGSVVILNGRSEDSLHEVQQEFIHAGFHPEVAAFDVLDEGAVQEAIDRIQPIDVLVNNAGIQRRAALHETPLELWNDVLHTNLTSAFLVAREVVQRMLSSGRGGKIINICSLMSGFGRPTTGPYTASKGGLKMLTQAMCADWARFDIQINGIAPGYFLTEMTRALKEDEAFNNWLLQRTPSHRWGRPEELIGAALFLASEASSFVNGQVLYVDGGVSAVL; the protein is encoded by the coding sequence ATGAACAAAATGGATCTATTCAACGTCGCTGGAAAACGTGTTTTGATTACCGGCTCGAGCCGCGGCCTGGGCAAGACATTAGCGGAGGGCTTTCTGCGGGCGGGGTCGGTCGTGATTCTGAATGGCCGTTCGGAAGATTCCCTCCACGAGGTTCAGCAAGAGTTTATCCATGCAGGATTCCATCCCGAGGTTGCAGCGTTTGACGTGTTGGATGAGGGTGCGGTTCAAGAAGCCATCGACAGGATTCAACCCATCGATGTACTCGTCAACAACGCCGGCATTCAGCGCCGCGCTGCTCTGCATGAGACGCCCCTGGAATTGTGGAATGACGTCCTCCACACCAATCTGACAAGTGCCTTTCTGGTCGCCCGCGAGGTCGTCCAGCGAATGTTATCGAGCGGTCGCGGCGGAAAGATCATTAACATCTGTTCTCTGATGAGTGGCTTTGGACGTCCCACCACAGGCCCTTATACCGCCTCCAAAGGAGGCCTGAAGATGCTCACGCAGGCGATGTGCGCCGATTGGGCACGATTCGATATACAGATTAATGGGATTGCACCTGGCTACTTTCTCACCGAGATGACGCGGGCGCTGAAAGAGGATGAAGCATTCAACAACTGGCTGTTGCAGCGGACCCCATCTCATCGCTGGGGACGGCCGGAGGAGTTGATTGGTGCCGCTTTGTTCCTTGCCTCTGAAGCATCCTCTTTCGTCAATGGACAAGTGCTCTATGTCGATGGCGGCGTAAGCGCTGTTCTCTGA
- a CDS encoding L-idonate 5-dehydrogenase: protein MRACVIHGPLDLRVEERSIPEVQKSQVAVRLGAGGICGSDLHYFHDGRVGSFEVRQPMVLGHEVAGTVVAVGDGVTELQVGARVAVNPARPCLACRECLSGRANLCTDVRFYGSAARFPHVDGAFSEIFVAEESQCVPISDQLRFSVAACAEPLAVSLHAVRRAGNLVGKRVLITGAGPIGLLTILCARLAGAFEVTVTDQLDEPLSKAQLFGASNVVNIIRERLMEDGFDVAIEAAGAIAALTTCLLHVRPGGRVVQLGSLPAATTEPLRLPILVTREIELVGSFRFYEEYRMAVALLESQRIDLSPILTAEVPLEHSRDAFELASDRRRAIKVSLVP from the coding sequence ATGCGTGCTTGCGTGATCCATGGTCCGCTTGACTTGAGAGTTGAGGAGCGAAGTATTCCAGAGGTGCAGAAGTCGCAGGTAGCTGTACGGCTCGGCGCAGGCGGCATCTGCGGATCGGATCTCCACTATTTTCACGACGGCCGGGTCGGCAGTTTCGAGGTTCGGCAGCCGATGGTGTTAGGACACGAAGTCGCAGGAACGGTAGTTGCTGTCGGGGACGGTGTGACGGAGTTACAAGTGGGCGCCCGTGTGGCCGTGAACCCCGCACGTCCCTGCCTCGCGTGTCGTGAATGTCTTTCCGGCCGGGCGAACCTATGTACGGATGTCAGGTTCTATGGAAGTGCCGCCCGTTTCCCGCATGTGGATGGAGCGTTCTCCGAGATTTTCGTCGCTGAAGAATCACAGTGCGTGCCGATCAGTGACCAACTGCGATTCTCTGTGGCTGCCTGCGCGGAGCCGCTCGCTGTTTCGCTTCATGCCGTCCGTCGTGCCGGCAATCTGGTCGGCAAGCGGGTTCTGATTACAGGTGCAGGTCCGATCGGTCTGTTGACGATTCTATGTGCGAGGCTTGCCGGCGCGTTTGAGGTGACCGTCACCGATCAATTGGACGAGCCTCTCTCAAAGGCACAACTGTTCGGCGCCTCCAACGTCGTCAATATCATCCGGGAGCGGTTGATGGAGGATGGTTTTGATGTTGCGATCGAAGCCGCGGGAGCCATCGCGGCTCTCACAACATGCTTGCTGCATGTCCGTCCCGGCGGCCGGGTGGTCCAACTCGGATCTTTGCCGGCAGCCACAACGGAGCCGCTTCGGTTGCCGATACTTGTCACGCGGGAGATTGAACTTGTGGGAAGCTTCCGGTTCTACGAGGAGTACCGAATGGCCGTTGCTCTGCTTGAATCGCAGCGTATCGATCTATCGCCAATTCTTACTGCTGAAGTTCCGCTCGAGCACTCACGCGATGCATTCGAGCTGGCGTCTGACCGCAGACGTGCGATTAAGGTGAGTCTGGTTCCATGA